The Clupea harengus chromosome 6, Ch_v2.0.2, whole genome shotgun sequence genome contains a region encoding:
- the ctsf gene encoding LOW QUALITY PROTEIN: cathepsin F (The sequence of the model RefSeq protein was modified relative to this genomic sequence to represent the inferred CDS: deleted 2 bases in 1 codon) translates to MEAHALFLCLILAVCSSAFSVDDGPNAPLIGAPGAMVRLSESDPGVVKAIQFAEERYNMGSNGMHIRRVSRVISATKQLVKGIRYSITVEIGNTQCKKTAELSVSAVCEFVPEPHKLKTEVCLFEVWDIPWQSKYTLLKQKCQLSAPQEPRKVVSVPLSVNQPSQESVELLTQFKDFMEKYNRSYSGQEEAERRVRIFQENMKTVQVLQSLEQGSAEYGVTKFSDLTEDEFRATYLNPLLSQWSLQRPLKPAARASNPPPASWDWREHGAVSDVKNQGMCGSCWAFSVTGNIEGQWFLKNGKLMSLSEQELVDCDGVDQACRGGLPSNAYAAIENLGGLETETDYSYTGKKQSCDFSTGKVAAYINSSVELPKDENEIAGWLAENGPVSAALNAFAMQFYKKGVSHPMKIFCNPWMIDHAVLLVGFGERKGVPFWAIKNSWGMDYGEQGYYYLYRGKDACGINTMCSSAVVN, encoded by the exons ATGGAGGCGCacgctctgtttctctgtctgatcCTGGCCGTATGTAGTTCGGCTTTCAGTGTCGATGACGGCCCAAACGCACCGTTGATCGGGGCTCCGGGAGCCATGGTGCGTTTGTCTGAGTCGGACCCTGGTGTTGTGAAAGCGATTCAATTCGCCGAGGAGCGTTACAACATGGGCTCTAATGGCATGCATATCCGCAGAGTCAGTCGCGTGATATCAGCCACCAAACAG TTGGTGAAGGGGATTAGGTACAGTATCACCGTGGAGATTGGGAACACGCAGTGCAAGAAGACGGCTGAACTCAGTGTGTCTgccgtgtgtgagtttgttccAGAGCCCCACAAACTGAAG ACAGAGGTGTGTCTTTTTGAGGTCTGGGACATCCCCTGGCAGAGTAAATACACACTGCTCAAACAGAAGTGCCAGCTTTCAG CCCCACAGGAGCCCAGAAAGGTCGTGTCTGTGCCCCTCTCTGTGAACCAGCCCTCTcag GAGTCTGTGGAGCTGCTGACTCAGTTTAAAGACTTCATGGAGAAATACAACCGCTCTTACAGCGGTCAAgagg AGGCTGAGAGGCGTGTGCGTATTTTCCAGGAGAACATGAAGACTGTGCAGGTCCTGCAGTCCCTGGAGCAGGGG TCAGCCGAGTATGGGGTTACCAAGTTCAGTGacctcacag AGGATGAGTTTAGGGCGACATATCTGAATCCTCTCCTGAGTCAGTGGTCTCTACAGCGCCCTCTAAAGCCTGCTGCACGCGCTAGCAACCCCCCACCAGCGAGCTGGGACTGGAGAGAGCATGGAGCAGTCAGCGATGTTAAGAACCAG gggatgtGTGGCTCCTGCTGGGCCTTCTCTGTCACAGGGAACATTGAGGGCCAGTGGTTCCTGAAGAATGGCAAACTCATGTCCCTTTCTGAACAag AGCTGGTGGACTGTGATGGGGTGGACCAGGCTTGTAGGGGTGGGCTTCCATCCAATGCCTATGCAGCCATTGAGAACCTGG GCGGCCTGGAGACCGAGACAGACTACAGCTACACGGGGAAAAAGCAGAGTTGTGACTTCTCCACTGGGAAGGTGGCTGCTTACATCAACAGCTCTGTGGAACTGCCCAAAGATgagaacg agatcGCTGGATGGTTGGCAGAGAATGGCCCTGTGTCTGCAGCCCTCAATGCCTTTGCCATGCAG TTCTACAAGAAAGGCGTATCACACCCCATGAAGATCTTCTGTAACCCATGGATGATTGACCACGCCGTCCTGCTGGTTGGATTCGGAGAAC GTAAGGGAGTCCCGTTCTGGGCCATCAAGAACAGCTGGGGGATGGACTACGGAGAACAG GGTTACTACTACCTGTACAGAGGAAAAGATGCGTGCGGCATCAACACTATGTGTTCCTCTGCGGTGGTGAATTAG
- the LOC105897451 gene encoding seipin-like isoform X1: MEFQGADTQEQPSEVDLVGQVEVLLQRLLESFRWLFLRTQQRALQLAVMLCLLALLLWVAVFLYGSFYYSYMPTASFSTPVHFYHSADCQSSAVCSFPMANVSLLRNSRDQVMTYGQPYQISLELEMPESPANQNLGMFMVRMSSYGRDGKIINTAARSQTMLHYRSALLQMMATVLLSPLLLSGATEQKQLANIQLFTEYTENSYFPTTGAVIELQSHRVQVYSAHLYIHAHFSGIRYVLYQYPALSAMVGVTWNFAFLTVIILFSSLQYSWNVPMSRSRVRPRSRMRDNRGEGPVHVEPSDITADISDSYAEGVCNHMNTPPLLVSSDPPLGACDVLEESIPEGAGVSEPEPGLQLDQEVGEEGLCAEPEEEQQMAGKNKAELEESSSIPEASADPEQQQANSCIIS; the protein is encoded by the exons atGGAGTTCCAGGGGGCTGACACACAGGAGCAGCCCAGTGAGGTCGATCTGGTGGGGCAGGTGGAGGTGCTGCTGCAGCGCCTCCTGGAGTCCTTCAGATGGCTGTTCCTGCGTACCCAGCAGAGGGCGCTGCAGCTGGCGGTGATGCTATGCCTGCTGGCCCTGCTGCTCTGGGTGGCGGTGTTCCTCTACGGCAGCTTTTACTACTCATACATGCCAACAGCCAGCTTCTCCACACCTGTCCACTTCTACCACAG TGCAGACTGTCAGTCATCTGCTGTGTGCTCTTTTCCAATGGCCAACGTCTCTCTATTAAGAAACAGCAGGGATcag GTGATGACCTATGGGCAACCCTATCAGATCTCTCTTGAACTGGAAATGCCAGAgtcaccagccaatcagaatttAGGGATGTTCATGGTGAGGATGTCTTCATATGGCAGAGATGGAAAGATCATCAACACAGCAGCACGCTCT CAGACCATGCTGCACTACCGCTCGGCTCTGTTGCAGATGATGGCCACAGTCCTGctgtctcctctgctgctgAGTGGAGCCACTGAACAGAAGCAGCTGGCTAACATACAGCTTTTCACAGAGTACACAGAGAACTCA TATTTCCCTACTACAGGTGCAGTGATTGAACTGCAGTCTCACAGAGTGCAGGTGTACTCAGCACATCTGTACATACATGCCCACTTCAGTGGCATCag ATATGTGCTGTACCAATACCCTGCTCTGTCCGCTATGGTGGGTGTGACCTGGAACTTTGCCTTCCTCACCGTCATCATCCTCTTTAGCTCACTACAATACAGCTGGAATGTACCGATGTCACGATCAcgg GTAAGACCACGATCTCGAATGAGGGACAACAGAGGGGAGGGACCTGTCCATGTAGAACCTAGTGACATCACTGCAGACATAAGTGACAGCTATGCAG AGGGGGTGTGCAACCACATGAACACCCCTCCTCTGCTGGTGTCCAGTGACCCACCTCTAGGAGCCTGTGATGTGTTGGAAGAGTCCATTCCTGAGGGAGCGGGGGTGTCTGAGCCGGAGCCAGGGTTGCAGCTGGATcaggaggtgggagaggagggTCTCTGTGCAGAACCAGAAGAGGAGCAGCAGATGGCCGGCAAAAATAAGGCTGAACTAGAGGAGTCCTCCAGTATCCCAGAGGCCTCTGCTGACCCAGAGCAGCAACAGGCTAACAGCTGTATCATCTcctga
- the LOC105897451 gene encoding seipin-like isoform X2, which yields MEFQGADTQEQPSEVDLVGQVEVLLQRLLESFRWLFLRTQQRALQLAVMLCLLALLLWVAVFLYGSFYYSYMPTASFSTPVHFYHSADCQSSAVCSFPMANVSLLRNSRDQVMTYGQPYQISLELEMPESPANQNLGMFMVRMSSYGRDGKIINTAARSTMLHYRSALLQMMATVLLSPLLLSGATEQKQLANIQLFTEYTENSYFPTTGAVIELQSHRVQVYSAHLYIHAHFSGIRYVLYQYPALSAMVGVTWNFAFLTVIILFSSLQYSWNVPMSRSRVRPRSRMRDNRGEGPVHVEPSDITADISDSYAEGVCNHMNTPPLLVSSDPPLGACDVLEESIPEGAGVSEPEPGLQLDQEVGEEGLCAEPEEEQQMAGKNKAELEESSSIPEASADPEQQQANSCIIS from the exons atGGAGTTCCAGGGGGCTGACACACAGGAGCAGCCCAGTGAGGTCGATCTGGTGGGGCAGGTGGAGGTGCTGCTGCAGCGCCTCCTGGAGTCCTTCAGATGGCTGTTCCTGCGTACCCAGCAGAGGGCGCTGCAGCTGGCGGTGATGCTATGCCTGCTGGCCCTGCTGCTCTGGGTGGCGGTGTTCCTCTACGGCAGCTTTTACTACTCATACATGCCAACAGCCAGCTTCTCCACACCTGTCCACTTCTACCACAG TGCAGACTGTCAGTCATCTGCTGTGTGCTCTTTTCCAATGGCCAACGTCTCTCTATTAAGAAACAGCAGGGATcag GTGATGACCTATGGGCAACCCTATCAGATCTCTCTTGAACTGGAAATGCCAGAgtcaccagccaatcagaatttAGGGATGTTCATGGTGAGGATGTCTTCATATGGCAGAGATGGAAAGATCATCAACACAGCAGCACGCTCT ACCATGCTGCACTACCGCTCGGCTCTGTTGCAGATGATGGCCACAGTCCTGctgtctcctctgctgctgAGTGGAGCCACTGAACAGAAGCAGCTGGCTAACATACAGCTTTTCACAGAGTACACAGAGAACTCA TATTTCCCTACTACAGGTGCAGTGATTGAACTGCAGTCTCACAGAGTGCAGGTGTACTCAGCACATCTGTACATACATGCCCACTTCAGTGGCATCag ATATGTGCTGTACCAATACCCTGCTCTGTCCGCTATGGTGGGTGTGACCTGGAACTTTGCCTTCCTCACCGTCATCATCCTCTTTAGCTCACTACAATACAGCTGGAATGTACCGATGTCACGATCAcgg GTAAGACCACGATCTCGAATGAGGGACAACAGAGGGGAGGGACCTGTCCATGTAGAACCTAGTGACATCACTGCAGACATAAGTGACAGCTATGCAG AGGGGGTGTGCAACCACATGAACACCCCTCCTCTGCTGGTGTCCAGTGACCCACCTCTAGGAGCCTGTGATGTGTTGGAAGAGTCCATTCCTGAGGGAGCGGGGGTGTCTGAGCCGGAGCCAGGGTTGCAGCTGGATcaggaggtgggagaggagggTCTCTGTGCAGAACCAGAAGAGGAGCAGCAGATGGCCGGCAAAAATAAGGCTGAACTAGAGGAGTCCTCCAGTATCCCAGAGGCCTCTGCTGACCCAGAGCAGCAACAGGCTAACAGCTGTATCATCTcctga
- the si:ch73-22a13.3 gene encoding inositol-trisphosphate 3-kinase B has translation MNVTTSPSAPQERRIGEGERESPDAGAEKAGLVCLLEGHLHEEEMSGFYAPVVKGPRAKPRLQSAKAVLSTSADVVEEEPDTIHTYGHIRGVTHTPTNTGEITHTPADTRTAAQLPQTNTSATHNTTHTEETNTSTHAASHTTPGHSTQEGQRLGEEDGNGRAEVKEEGEREKEGGMQWIERKKLQRRNLWKLRDGGMKERCNEGRTGWPRSGSQERTLREREMRWKRGEKMSTQDEQMLKDGSREEEKEGERDEERSAGEAQRRRETTTHQHILSHVLIHSSASSSSSSSFNCSSPESDEVFSEGEDTTARSKIMKRCRSWRTFLTMMQWSKRRQSSWVQLAGHQGNFQLSEGGEVLKRWSEPEGACLTLLMSDALRDFVPRYYGPLSRHGNIYLRLEDLLSGLSNPVIMDCKMGIRSYLEEEIAKARTCPSLRSDLYQKMVKADPSVPVEEEHAQGGVTKLRYMQWRDTVSSTTTMGFRIEGIMLENGTVLRDFNKTQSLAQLIDAFLTFTKSKLHILRAYQSRLQALREALRDSEFFRTHEMIGSSLLFVHDSSGKANVWMIDFGKTTPTPEGVRLQHDVPWAEGNREDGYLIGLTSLIRLLAEAIRQTRGSGLERSDWQTLAGDCETEEMQYEQDDRMSHTQ, from the exons ATGAACGTCACCACTTCTCCCTCGGCCCCGCAGGAACGGAGGataggagaaggagaaagagagtcacCGGATGCAGGAGCAGAAAAAGCaggacttgtttgtttgttagaggGACACCTTCATGAAGAAGAAATGTCAGGTTTTTACGCCCCTGTCGTGAAGGGACCCAGAGCCAAGCCTAGACTGCAGTCTGCAAAGGCTGTGCTCTCCACCAGTGCTGATGTTGTAGAGGAGGAACCggacaccatacacacatatggacacatcagaggggtcacacacacaccgacaaacacaggggagatcacacacacacctgcggacACCAGAACGGCCGCACAACtgccacaaacaaatacatcagcaacacacaacacaacacacacagaggagacaaACACATCGACGCATGCTGCATCACACACAACCCCAGGCCACTCCACACAGGAAGGCCAGAGACTTGGGGAGGAGGATGGAAATGGAAGGGCAGAagtgaaagaagaaggagaaagggagaaagaaggagggatgCAGTGGATTGAGAGAAAGAAGTTGCAGAGGAGAAACCTGTGGAagctgagagatggagggatgaaggagaGGTGCAACGAAGGGAGGACAGGATGGCCGCGCAGTGGCAGCCAGGAGAGGACGttgagagaacgagagatgaggtggaagagaggagaaaagatgtCGACCCAGGATGAACAGATGCTGAAAGACGGCAGcagggaggaagaaaaggagggagagagagatgaggagaggagtgcgGGAGAGgcgcagaggaggagggagacgaCAACCCATCAGCACATCCTGTCCCACGTGCTGATTCACTCGTCtgcctcttcttcatcctcttcctccttcaacTGCTCCTCTCCCGAGAGTGACGAGGTGTTCAGCGAAGGAGAGGATACCACTGCTCGCAGTAAGATCATgaagagg TGTCGATCCTGGAGGACCTTCCTGACCATGATGCAGTGGTCCAAGCGCAGGCAGAGTTCCTGGGTCCAGCTGGCTGGCCATCAAG gtaACTTCCAGCTGAGTGAGGGCGGTGAGGTCTTGAAGCGCTGGAGTGAGCCAGAGGGGGCGTGTCTCACCCTGCTGATGTCAGACGCTCTGCGGGACTTTGTGCCTCGGTACTACGGGCCTCTGAGTCGCCACGGCAACATCTACCTGCGGCTGGAAGACCTGCTCAGTGGCCTCAGCAACCCGGTCATCATGGACTGCAAGATGGGAATACG ATCGTATTTGGAAGAGGAGATAGCCAAGGCAAGGACTTGCCCCAGCCTGCGGAGCGATTTGTACCAGAAGATGGTGAAAGCAGATCCATCCGTGCCTGTGGAGGAGGAACACGCTCAGGGTGGCGTAACCAAGCTGCGGTATATGCAGTGGAGGGATACAGTCAGCTCCACCACTACTATGGGCTTTAGGATCGAAGGCATCATG CTGGAAAATGGGACTGTGTTGCGGGACTTCAATAAGACCCAGAGTTTAGCACAACTCATAGATGCCTTCCTAACCTTCACCAAGAGCAAACTCCACATCCTG AGGGCGTACCAGTCCAGACTGCAGGCTCTGAGGGAGGCCCTGAGGGATTCTGAGTTTTTCCGCACACATGAG ATGATTGGCAGCTCACTCCTCTTCGTCCACGACAGCTCCGGCAAGGCTAACGTCTGGATGATTGACTTTGGCAAGACCACGCCCACTCCAGAAGGGGTGCGCCTGCAGCACGACGTCCCGTGGGCCGAGGGGAACCGGGAGGACGGGTACCTCATCGGGCTGACCTCCCTCATACGGCTCCTGGCCGAGGCCATCAGGCAAACCCGGGGCAGCGGCCTGGAGCGCTCAGACTGGCAGACGCTGGCTGGAGACTGCGAGACTGAGGAAATGCAGTATGAGCAGGATGACAGGATGAGCCACACACAGTGA
- the LOC105897453 gene encoding nuclear RNA export factor 1-like isoform X1, producing the protein MERAWRMAFRFHRTLAVTTRVRPSPDGFSSEREVFNCGRFIREHDDRVGGPQFRNRKGRGPFRARMHSEHQGPRQRHRGGPGGFGPNPRTRFEDDDGDVPMGDGVQDGSSQRRYNPYGRPGRRGDGRFDRDRKGSGGPGHRGGGASGGGGERGGGAAAGGKKGWFKIIIPYGKKYDKKWLLSALQNLCPVPFTPVKFSTEGHRAQFYIEDSSTANALQKISRKITDMEGYKVIVISNPCAPPLTDLKPEEMDSLKQCMSKRFDGSQQALDLNSIRTDPDLVSQNTDIILNRKHCMHAVLKIIEENIPELVSLNLGSNKLYKLDDMAELASKAPNLKILNLSHNELRSERELDKVKGLKLVELWLDHNPLCDYFKDQPNYISAIRERFPRLLKLDGHDLPPPIVFDVEAPTVIPPCKGSYFGSDDIKILILRFLQQYFSVYDSGDRQPLLDAYHDGASFSLSMPFSAQNPARCSLGEYHKDSRNLKRLKDPTTRFRLLKHTRLNVVAFLNELPKTQHDTACFNVDVNTYTNTLLSFTVTGVFKEVDGKSRDSVRAFSRVFIAVPAGNTGLCIVNDELFVRNATTEEIRRAFAAPAPTPSSSPVPTLTAPQQEMLNTFSLKSGMNLEWSQKCLLDMEWDFDKAAHVFTQMKAQGKIPDVAFIK; encoded by the exons ATGGAGCGAGCTTGGAGAATGGCTTTCAGATTTCACCGAACTCTTGCAGTGACTACACGTGTTCGACCTTCACCAG ATGGATTCTCATCCGAAAGAGAGGTCTTCAACTGTGGCAGGTTCATCAGAG AGCATGATGACCGCGTCGGGGGCCCTCAGTTCCGTAACCGTAAGGGCCGGGGGCCGTTTCGGGCCCGCATGCACAGCGAACATCAAGGGCCGAGGCAACGGCACCGAGGTGGGCCAGGGGGATTCGGACCCAACCCACGCACCCGGTTcgaggatgatgatggtgacgTCCCCATGGGAGATGGGGTGCAGGACGGTTCGTCCCAGCGCAGATA TAACCCCTACGGCCGGCCTGGTCGCCGTGGAGACGGACGTTTCGACCGCGATCGCAAAGGAAGTGGAGGACCTGGGCACAGAGGGGGAGGAGcttcaggaggtggaggagaaagaggaggaggagcagctgcTGGAGGGAAGAAGGGCTGGTTCAAAATCATA ATCCCCTATGGGAAGAAGTATGATAAGAAATGGCTGCTGAGCGCACTCCAAAATCTCTGTCCTGTCCCCTTCACCCCAGTCAAA TTCAGCACAGAAGGCCACAGAGCCCAGTTCTACATTGAGGATTCAAGCACTGCCAACGCCCTGCAGAAAATCTCCCGCAAGATCACAGACATGGAAGGATACAAG GTCATTGTGATCTCAAATCCATGTGCTCCTCCACTCACTGATCTGAAACCAGAGGAGATGGATAGCCTAAAG CAATGTATGTCCAAGCGCTTTGATGGTTCCCAGCAGGCTCTGGATCTCAATAGCATACGCACAGACCCAG ATTTAGTATCCCAGAACACAGACATAATTCTGAACAGAAAACACTGCATGCACGCTGTGCTGAAGATCATAGAAGAGAATATTCcggag ttGGTGAGCCTGAATCTTGGCAGTAACAAGCTCTATAAGTTGGATGATATGGCGGAACTTGCCAGCAAAGCCCCCAACCTGAAAATCCTCAACCTGTCCCACAACGAG ttgcgGTCGGAGCGGGAGCTCGATAAGGTGAAGGGCCTGAAGCTAGTCGAGCTGTGGCTGGACCACAACCCCTTGTGTGACTACTTCAAGGACCAGCCCAATTACATCAG TGCCATCAGGGAGCGCTTTCCTCGATTGCTGAAGCTG gATGGTCATGATCTTCCTCCTCCTATTGTTTTTGATGTTGAGGCCCCCACCGTCATCCCCCCCTGCAAG GGTAGTTATTTTGGTTCAGATGACATCAAGATTCTCATCCTCCGGTTCTTACAaca GTACTTCAGTGTGTATGACTCAGGAGACAGGCAGCCTCTGCTGGATGCGTACCATGATGGCGCCTCCTTCTCCCTCAGCATGCCATTCAGTGCACAGAACcctgccag GTGTAGTTTGGGGGAGTACCACAAAGACAGCAGGAACCTCAAAAGGCTCAAAGATCCCA ctacTCGTTTTCGCCTTCTGAAGCACACTCGTCTGAATGTGGTGGCGTTTCTGAACGAGCTGCCCAAAACTCAGCATGACACGGCATGCTTCAACGTGGACGTCAATACATACACA AACACACTACTATCCTTCACTGTAACTGGAGTCTTCAAAGAAG TGGATGGTAAATCCAGAGATTCAGTGCGGGCGTTCTCTAGAGTCTTCATCGCTGTTCCTGCAGGGAATACTGG gttGTGTATAGTGAATGATGAATTGTTTGTGCGCAACGCCACCACGGAGGAGATTCGGCGGGCGTTTGCTGCCCcggcccccaccccctccagcaGTCCTGTGCCCACCCTCACTGCCCCCCAGCAGGAAATGCTGAACACCTTCTCCCTCAAGTCCGGCATGAATCTTGAATGGTCGCAGAA ATGTCTACTGGATATGGAGTGGGACTTTGACAAAGCTGCCCATGTCTTTACACAGATGAAG GCTCAAGGAAAGATCCCAGATGTCGCTTTTATAAAGTGA
- the LOC105897453 gene encoding nuclear RNA export factor 1-like isoform X2: MAAADDSRYYNEHDDRVGGPQFRNRKGRGPFRARMHSEHQGPRQRHRGGPGGFGPNPRTRFEDDDGDVPMGDGVQDGSSQRRYNPYGRPGRRGDGRFDRDRKGSGGPGHRGGGASGGGGERGGGAAAGGKKGWFKIIIPYGKKYDKKWLLSALQNLCPVPFTPVKFSTEGHRAQFYIEDSSTANALQKISRKITDMEGYKVIVISNPCAPPLTDLKPEEMDSLKQCMSKRFDGSQQALDLNSIRTDPDLVSQNTDIILNRKHCMHAVLKIIEENIPELVSLNLGSNKLYKLDDMAELASKAPNLKILNLSHNELRSERELDKVKGLKLVELWLDHNPLCDYFKDQPNYISAIRERFPRLLKLDGHDLPPPIVFDVEAPTVIPPCKGSYFGSDDIKILILRFLQQYFSVYDSGDRQPLLDAYHDGASFSLSMPFSAQNPARCSLGEYHKDSRNLKRLKDPTTRFRLLKHTRLNVVAFLNELPKTQHDTACFNVDVNTYTNTLLSFTVTGVFKEVDGKSRDSVRAFSRVFIAVPAGNTGLCIVNDELFVRNATTEEIRRAFAAPAPTPSSSPVPTLTAPQQEMLNTFSLKSGMNLEWSQKCLLDMEWDFDKAAHVFTQMKAQGKIPDVAFIK; this comes from the exons ATGGCGGCGGCCGACGACTCCCGCTACTACAACG AGCATGATGACCGCGTCGGGGGCCCTCAGTTCCGTAACCGTAAGGGCCGGGGGCCGTTTCGGGCCCGCATGCACAGCGAACATCAAGGGCCGAGGCAACGGCACCGAGGTGGGCCAGGGGGATTCGGACCCAACCCACGCACCCGGTTcgaggatgatgatggtgacgTCCCCATGGGAGATGGGGTGCAGGACGGTTCGTCCCAGCGCAGATA TAACCCCTACGGCCGGCCTGGTCGCCGTGGAGACGGACGTTTCGACCGCGATCGCAAAGGAAGTGGAGGACCTGGGCACAGAGGGGGAGGAGcttcaggaggtggaggagaaagaggaggaggagcagctgcTGGAGGGAAGAAGGGCTGGTTCAAAATCATA ATCCCCTATGGGAAGAAGTATGATAAGAAATGGCTGCTGAGCGCACTCCAAAATCTCTGTCCTGTCCCCTTCACCCCAGTCAAA TTCAGCACAGAAGGCCACAGAGCCCAGTTCTACATTGAGGATTCAAGCACTGCCAACGCCCTGCAGAAAATCTCCCGCAAGATCACAGACATGGAAGGATACAAG GTCATTGTGATCTCAAATCCATGTGCTCCTCCACTCACTGATCTGAAACCAGAGGAGATGGATAGCCTAAAG CAATGTATGTCCAAGCGCTTTGATGGTTCCCAGCAGGCTCTGGATCTCAATAGCATACGCACAGACCCAG ATTTAGTATCCCAGAACACAGACATAATTCTGAACAGAAAACACTGCATGCACGCTGTGCTGAAGATCATAGAAGAGAATATTCcggag ttGGTGAGCCTGAATCTTGGCAGTAACAAGCTCTATAAGTTGGATGATATGGCGGAACTTGCCAGCAAAGCCCCCAACCTGAAAATCCTCAACCTGTCCCACAACGAG ttgcgGTCGGAGCGGGAGCTCGATAAGGTGAAGGGCCTGAAGCTAGTCGAGCTGTGGCTGGACCACAACCCCTTGTGTGACTACTTCAAGGACCAGCCCAATTACATCAG TGCCATCAGGGAGCGCTTTCCTCGATTGCTGAAGCTG gATGGTCATGATCTTCCTCCTCCTATTGTTTTTGATGTTGAGGCCCCCACCGTCATCCCCCCCTGCAAG GGTAGTTATTTTGGTTCAGATGACATCAAGATTCTCATCCTCCGGTTCTTACAaca GTACTTCAGTGTGTATGACTCAGGAGACAGGCAGCCTCTGCTGGATGCGTACCATGATGGCGCCTCCTTCTCCCTCAGCATGCCATTCAGTGCACAGAACcctgccag GTGTAGTTTGGGGGAGTACCACAAAGACAGCAGGAACCTCAAAAGGCTCAAAGATCCCA ctacTCGTTTTCGCCTTCTGAAGCACACTCGTCTGAATGTGGTGGCGTTTCTGAACGAGCTGCCCAAAACTCAGCATGACACGGCATGCTTCAACGTGGACGTCAATACATACACA AACACACTACTATCCTTCACTGTAACTGGAGTCTTCAAAGAAG TGGATGGTAAATCCAGAGATTCAGTGCGGGCGTTCTCTAGAGTCTTCATCGCTGTTCCTGCAGGGAATACTGG gttGTGTATAGTGAATGATGAATTGTTTGTGCGCAACGCCACCACGGAGGAGATTCGGCGGGCGTTTGCTGCCCcggcccccaccccctccagcaGTCCTGTGCCCACCCTCACTGCCCCCCAGCAGGAAATGCTGAACACCTTCTCCCTCAAGTCCGGCATGAATCTTGAATGGTCGCAGAA ATGTCTACTGGATATGGAGTGGGACTTTGACAAAGCTGCCCATGTCTTTACACAGATGAAG GCTCAAGGAAAGATCCCAGATGTCGCTTTTATAAAGTGA